A genomic region of Bacillota bacterium contains the following coding sequences:
- the lsrF gene encoding 3-hydroxy-5-phosphonooxypentane-2,4-dione thiolase: MDFGLKNRLSRIIKPETGKTVMLAVDHGYFQGPTTGLRDLKSTVTPLIPHADCLFITRGMLRTSVDPTNDIPICLRVSGGPSILGELSNEDITTSMEEAIRLNASGVGMSIFVGAPNEDRTISNLGRLVNEAERYGMPVLAITAVGRDMARDARYLALACRIAAEIGAHFVKTYYCEEFYKVVESCPVPIVMAGGKKMPERDALQMTFNAISEGASGVDMGRNIFQSDSPIGMMKAIRAIVHNGTSVDEAFDIYQSSKKQPAEV, translated from the coding sequence ATGGATTTTGGATTAAAAAATAGACTCTCAAGAATCATCAAACCCGAAACAGGCAAGACTGTAATGCTTGCGGTTGACCACGGATACTTCCAGGGGCCTACCACTGGTTTAAGAGATCTTAAAAGCACCGTCACACCCCTTATCCCCCATGCAGATTGCCTGTTTATTACAAGAGGTATGCTAAGAACAAGCGTTGATCCAACAAACGATATTCCAATCTGCCTTAGAGTCTCGGGTGGCCCTAGCATACTTGGGGAATTGTCAAATGAAGATATCACAACGTCAATGGAAGAAGCTATAAGGCTTAATGCCTCAGGGGTTGGAATGTCTATTTTTGTTGGCGCACCCAACGAGGATAGAACAATATCTAATCTTGGCAGGTTGGTAAACGAGGCAGAGCGATACGGTATGCCCGTTCTTGCTATAACAGCGGTCGGCAGAGACATGGCCAGAGACGCGAGGTATCTTGCGCTTGCCTGCAGAATCGCCGCCGAGATAGGAGCGCACTTTGTAAAAACATACTATTGTGAGGAGTTTTACAAAGTGGTTGAAAGTTGCCCGGTCCCAATTGTTATGGCTGGCGGCAAGAAGATGCCGGAAAGAGATGCCTTGCAAATGACGTTTAATGCCATAAGTGAAGGTGCTTCCGGCGTTGATATGGGAAGAAATATCTTCCAGAGCGATAGTCCGATTGGCATGATGAAAGCAATAAGAGCGATAGTTCATAACGGCACATCGGTTGATGAGGCATTTGATATCTATCAAAGCTCAAAAAAGCAGCCGGCTGAAGTATAA